One genomic window of Daphnia pulex isolate KAP4 chromosome 10, ASM2113471v1 includes the following:
- the LOC124203976 gene encoding uncharacterized protein LOC124203976 isoform X7 — protein sequence MEKYPVPTKNRLVLGNEGTTGGLSNNSSCSNNAPAGTQQTNDAGNNDITQLRSKLRPPSVIIARPVSIQLTNKSGIDTNGNIPRPSSLPRLLKTSDNNATAKIESLQQQQQAKPSNLTGCATFRTVSLDSKNRTILNPPPVVSASSNKTSTASKDSRSVSPSPSSMSIASSFGSNKSHSVADSGIATCSSSRSQSTISERKSALSLKFGFFTKKTAGATETKKANVDRINSANSILTATPPPSSAVSKLRGTCELPRQTKSPRPTSLRLSSSVTVGSAGVQRVTGRIQQPATHKSPARMPTPQLTSIKNRAALVLGRSKSSDYKSVELRPRLSVEAIVASLEQEIRHQLGPEPPPLALSPKKEVKEISTPAEKVEVERFGIETASKAQIEFVDEDEDEDFIEDIELQLQTPSSAAECQPSPEGDDQSRDEGHHGDEEDSNATSISDAMIDDEIADQPGLVMLGQSYSVPASPMHSWRSELFHYNLPPMSMINYPPSEDDQSDVSSYHHRLVRRRVASVSDIDDGLKESPVAAATASSSSPVAPADGIRASTMRAELFNSPSSKHRESSSTSYWPPSEATIVIELEEYTSMANELADIKSQLITLQNLLVETVADGGSNCGGIDPPGSHTAPLWDLKRDLVLLREELQEKNTTIKTLKNQLRAVNGRTSVNKNKESTATTKASASCNVATQTDRPRSGAFTNGLSPSDNDEVQLVSFRIGQQY from the exons ATGGAGAAGTATCCGGTTCCCACCAAAAACCGCTTGGTCCTCGGCAACGAAGGGACAACTGGCGGCCTCAGCAACAATAGCAGCTGCAGTAACAACGCCCCAGCCGGCACACAACAGACCAACGATGCCGGCAACAACGACATAACGCAATTACGCTCGAAATTACGGCCACCCTCCGTCATCATCGCCAGGCCGGTCAGCATCCAGCTGACTAATAAGAGTGGCATTGACACCAACGGCAACATACCTCGACCCTCTAGTCTACCCCGTCTGTTGAAAACGTCAGATAACAACGCCACGGCCAAGATTGAGtcgctccagcagcagcaacaagccAAACCATCCAATTTGACGGGCTGCGCCACGTTCCGGACCGTCAGTTTGGATTCCAAGAACCGGACGATTCTCAATCCGCCGCCCGTAGTCTCGGCTTCATCGAACAAGACATCGACGGCCTCCAAGGATTCGAGGTCCGTCTCCCCTTCGCCATCGAGCATGTCCATAGCCTCGAGTTTCGGCTCGAATAAAAGTCATTCGGTGGCCGATTCCGGAATCGCCACTTGCTCCAGCAGCCGCTCGCAGTCCACCATTTCCGAGCGGAAGTCGGCCCTGTCTCTGAAATTCGGTTTCTTCACCAAGAAGACGGCCGGCGCCACTGAAACCAAGAAAGCCAACGTCGATCGAATCAATTCCGCCAATAGCATCCTGACGGCCACTCCGCCTCCATCTTCGGCCGTCAGTAAACTTCGCGGTACATGCGAGTTGCCACGTCAGACTAAATCGCCGCGTCCAACTTCCCTCCGCTTAAGTTCGTCGGTTACCGTTGGATCAGCCGGCGTCCAGCGAGTGACGGGCAGGATACAGCAGCCGGCAACCCATAAAAGTCCGGCTAGAATGCCGACTCCCCAATTGACGTCGATAAAGAACAGAGCCGCTTTAGTGCTGGGCCGGAGTAAAAGTTCCGATTACAAATCGGTGGAGCTCAGGCCGCGGCTGAGCGTCGAGGCTATCGTGGCTTCTCTCGAACAAGAAATCCGACATCAATTGGGTCCAGAACCGCCTCCATTGGCCCTCAGTCCCAAGAAGGAAGTCAAGGAAATCTCGACTCCGGCCGAGAAAGTTGAAGTGGAGCGATTCGGCATCGAGACGGCCTCCAAGGCCCAAATCGAATTCGTCGACGAAGATGAGGACGAAGATTTCATCGAAGATATCGAACTTCAACTTCAAACGCCATCCAGCGCCGCCGAGTGTCAGCCTTCTCC GGAAGGCGACGATCAAAGTCGAGACGAAGGTCATCATGGCGACGAGGAAGATTCTAATGCAACATCCATTTCAGACGCCATGATAGACGATGAAATTGCCGACCAGCCCGGTCTTGTCATGCTCGGACAG tcGTACTCAGTTCCGGCGTCGCCGATGCATTCTTGGAGATCCGAACTGTTTCATTACAACCTACCGCCCATGTCCATGATCAATTATCCGCCGTCGGAAGACGATCAATCGGACGTCTCATCCTACCATCACAG ACTAGTGCGACGACGCGTTGCCAGTGTCAGCGATATCGACGACGGTCTCAAGGAGTCGCCCGTGGCAGCGgcgacggccagcagcagcagtcctgTTGCTCCCGCCGATGGGATCAGGGCGTCGACGATGAGAGCAGAACTCTTCAACTCTCCGTCGTCCAAGCATcgagagagcagcagcaccagctaCTGGCCGCCCTCGGAAGCCACCATCGTCATTGAATTGGAGGAGTACACGAGTATGGCCAACGAGCTGGCCGACATCAAGTCTCAGCTCATCACTTTGCAGAATCTTTTG gtGGAAACGGTGGCAGATGGCGGAAGCAATTGCGGTGGCATAGATCCGCCCGGATCGCACACGGCGCCTCTGTGGGACTTGAAGCGTGATCTGGTTCTCTTGCGAGAGGAACTCCAGGAAAAGAATACGACAATCAAGACTTTGAAGAATCAACTGCGGGCCGTCAACGGCCGGACATCCGTCAACAAGAACAAGGAATCGACGGCCACCACCAAAGCTTCAGCTTCGTGCAATGTAGCCACTCAAACTGACAGG ccCCGAAGTGGCGCCTTCACCAACGGTCTATCCCCGTCTGATAACGACGAGGTTCAATTAGTCAG
- the LOC124203976 gene encoding uncharacterized protein LOC124203976 isoform X6, whose protein sequence is MEKYPVPTKNRLVLGNEGTTGGLSNNSSCSNNAPAGTQQTNDAGNNDITQLRSKLRPPSVIIARPVSIQLTNKSGIDTNGNIPRPSSLPRLLKTSDNNATAKIESLQQQQQAKPSNLTGCATFRTVSLDSKNRTILNPPPVVSASSNKTSTASKDSRSVSPSPSSMSIASSFGSNKSHSVADSGIATCSSSRSQSTISERKSALSLKFGFFTKKTAGATETKKANVDRINSANSILTATPPPSSAVSKLRGTCELPRQTKSPRPTSLRLSSSVTVGSAGVQRVTGRIQQPATHKSPARMPTPQLTSIKNRAALVLGRSKSSDYKSVELRPRLSVEAIVASLEQEIRHQLGPEPPPLALSPKKEVKEISTPAEKVEVERFGIETASKAQIEFVDEDEDEDFIEDIELQLQTPSSAAECQPSPEGDDQSRDEGHHGDEEDSNATSISDAMIDDEIADQPGLVMLGQSYSVPASPMHSWRSELFHYNLPPMSMINYPPSEDDQSDVSSYHHRLVRRRVASVSDIDDGLKESPVAAATASSSSPVAPADGIRASTMRAELFNSPSSKHRESSSTSYWPPSEATIVIELEEYTSMANELADIKSQLITLQNLLVETVADGGSNCGGIDPPGSHTAPLWDLKRDLVLLREELQEKNTTIKTLKNQLRAVNGRTSVNKNKESTATTKASASCNVATQTDRPRSGAFTNGLSPSDNDEVQLVSTKLKLPTVSGLPVRSRPIRLTTK, encoded by the exons ATGGAGAAGTATCCGGTTCCCACCAAAAACCGCTTGGTCCTCGGCAACGAAGGGACAACTGGCGGCCTCAGCAACAATAGCAGCTGCAGTAACAACGCCCCAGCCGGCACACAACAGACCAACGATGCCGGCAACAACGACATAACGCAATTACGCTCGAAATTACGGCCACCCTCCGTCATCATCGCCAGGCCGGTCAGCATCCAGCTGACTAATAAGAGTGGCATTGACACCAACGGCAACATACCTCGACCCTCTAGTCTACCCCGTCTGTTGAAAACGTCAGATAACAACGCCACGGCCAAGATTGAGtcgctccagcagcagcaacaagccAAACCATCCAATTTGACGGGCTGCGCCACGTTCCGGACCGTCAGTTTGGATTCCAAGAACCGGACGATTCTCAATCCGCCGCCCGTAGTCTCGGCTTCATCGAACAAGACATCGACGGCCTCCAAGGATTCGAGGTCCGTCTCCCCTTCGCCATCGAGCATGTCCATAGCCTCGAGTTTCGGCTCGAATAAAAGTCATTCGGTGGCCGATTCCGGAATCGCCACTTGCTCCAGCAGCCGCTCGCAGTCCACCATTTCCGAGCGGAAGTCGGCCCTGTCTCTGAAATTCGGTTTCTTCACCAAGAAGACGGCCGGCGCCACTGAAACCAAGAAAGCCAACGTCGATCGAATCAATTCCGCCAATAGCATCCTGACGGCCACTCCGCCTCCATCTTCGGCCGTCAGTAAACTTCGCGGTACATGCGAGTTGCCACGTCAGACTAAATCGCCGCGTCCAACTTCCCTCCGCTTAAGTTCGTCGGTTACCGTTGGATCAGCCGGCGTCCAGCGAGTGACGGGCAGGATACAGCAGCCGGCAACCCATAAAAGTCCGGCTAGAATGCCGACTCCCCAATTGACGTCGATAAAGAACAGAGCCGCTTTAGTGCTGGGCCGGAGTAAAAGTTCCGATTACAAATCGGTGGAGCTCAGGCCGCGGCTGAGCGTCGAGGCTATCGTGGCTTCTCTCGAACAAGAAATCCGACATCAATTGGGTCCAGAACCGCCTCCATTGGCCCTCAGTCCCAAGAAGGAAGTCAAGGAAATCTCGACTCCGGCCGAGAAAGTTGAAGTGGAGCGATTCGGCATCGAGACGGCCTCCAAGGCCCAAATCGAATTCGTCGACGAAGATGAGGACGAAGATTTCATCGAAGATATCGAACTTCAACTTCAAACGCCATCCAGCGCCGCCGAGTGTCAGCCTTCTCC GGAAGGCGACGATCAAAGTCGAGACGAAGGTCATCATGGCGACGAGGAAGATTCTAATGCAACATCCATTTCAGACGCCATGATAGACGATGAAATTGCCGACCAGCCCGGTCTTGTCATGCTCGGACAG tcGTACTCAGTTCCGGCGTCGCCGATGCATTCTTGGAGATCCGAACTGTTTCATTACAACCTACCGCCCATGTCCATGATCAATTATCCGCCGTCGGAAGACGATCAATCGGACGTCTCATCCTACCATCACAG ACTAGTGCGACGACGCGTTGCCAGTGTCAGCGATATCGACGACGGTCTCAAGGAGTCGCCCGTGGCAGCGgcgacggccagcagcagcagtcctgTTGCTCCCGCCGATGGGATCAGGGCGTCGACGATGAGAGCAGAACTCTTCAACTCTCCGTCGTCCAAGCATcgagagagcagcagcaccagctaCTGGCCGCCCTCGGAAGCCACCATCGTCATTGAATTGGAGGAGTACACGAGTATGGCCAACGAGCTGGCCGACATCAAGTCTCAGCTCATCACTTTGCAGAATCTTTTG gtGGAAACGGTGGCAGATGGCGGAAGCAATTGCGGTGGCATAGATCCGCCCGGATCGCACACGGCGCCTCTGTGGGACTTGAAGCGTGATCTGGTTCTCTTGCGAGAGGAACTCCAGGAAAAGAATACGACAATCAAGACTTTGAAGAATCAACTGCGGGCCGTCAACGGCCGGACATCCGTCAACAAGAACAAGGAATCGACGGCCACCACCAAAGCTTCAGCTTCGTGCAATGTAGCCACTCAAACTGACAGG ccCCGAAGTGGCGCCTTCACCAACGGTCTATCCCCGTCTGATAACGACGAGGTTCAATTAGTCAG
- the LOC124203976 gene encoding uncharacterized protein LOC124203976 isoform X5, producing the protein MEKYPVPTKNRLVLGNEGTTGGLSNNSSCSNNAPAGTQQTNDAGNNDITQLRSKLRPPSVIIARPVSIQLTNKSGIDTNGNIPRPSSLPRLLKTSDNNATAKIESLQQQQQAKPSNLTGCATFRTVSLDSKNRTILNPPPVVSASSNKTSTASKDSRSVSPSPSSMSIASSFGSNKSHSVADSGIATCSSSRSQSTISERKSALSLKFGFFTKKTAGATETKKANVDRINSANSILTATPPPSSAVSKLRGTCELPRQTKSPRPTSLRLSSSVTVGSAGVQRVTGRIQQPATHKSPARMPTPQLTSIKNRAALVLGRSKSSDYKSVELRPRLSVEAIVASLEQEIRHQLGPEPPPLALSPKKEVKEISTPAEKVEVERFGIETASKAQIEFVDEDEDEDFIEDIELQLQTPSSAAECQPSPEGDDQSRDEGHHGDEEDSNATSISDAMIDDEIADQPGLVMLGQSYSVPASPMHSWRSELFHYNLPPMSMINYPPSEDDQSDVSSYHHRLVRRRVASVSDIDDGLKESPVAAATASSSSPVAPADGIRASTMRAELFNSPSSKHRESSSTSYWPPSEATIVIELEEYTSMANELADIKSQLITLQNLLVETVADGGSNCGGIDPPGSHTAPLWDLKRDLVLLREELQEKNTTIKTLKNQLRAVNGRTSVNKNKESTATTKASASCNVATQTDRPRSGAFTNGLSPSDNDEVQLVSSTKLKLPTVSGLPVRSRPIRLTTK; encoded by the exons ATGGAGAAGTATCCGGTTCCCACCAAAAACCGCTTGGTCCTCGGCAACGAAGGGACAACTGGCGGCCTCAGCAACAATAGCAGCTGCAGTAACAACGCCCCAGCCGGCACACAACAGACCAACGATGCCGGCAACAACGACATAACGCAATTACGCTCGAAATTACGGCCACCCTCCGTCATCATCGCCAGGCCGGTCAGCATCCAGCTGACTAATAAGAGTGGCATTGACACCAACGGCAACATACCTCGACCCTCTAGTCTACCCCGTCTGTTGAAAACGTCAGATAACAACGCCACGGCCAAGATTGAGtcgctccagcagcagcaacaagccAAACCATCCAATTTGACGGGCTGCGCCACGTTCCGGACCGTCAGTTTGGATTCCAAGAACCGGACGATTCTCAATCCGCCGCCCGTAGTCTCGGCTTCATCGAACAAGACATCGACGGCCTCCAAGGATTCGAGGTCCGTCTCCCCTTCGCCATCGAGCATGTCCATAGCCTCGAGTTTCGGCTCGAATAAAAGTCATTCGGTGGCCGATTCCGGAATCGCCACTTGCTCCAGCAGCCGCTCGCAGTCCACCATTTCCGAGCGGAAGTCGGCCCTGTCTCTGAAATTCGGTTTCTTCACCAAGAAGACGGCCGGCGCCACTGAAACCAAGAAAGCCAACGTCGATCGAATCAATTCCGCCAATAGCATCCTGACGGCCACTCCGCCTCCATCTTCGGCCGTCAGTAAACTTCGCGGTACATGCGAGTTGCCACGTCAGACTAAATCGCCGCGTCCAACTTCCCTCCGCTTAAGTTCGTCGGTTACCGTTGGATCAGCCGGCGTCCAGCGAGTGACGGGCAGGATACAGCAGCCGGCAACCCATAAAAGTCCGGCTAGAATGCCGACTCCCCAATTGACGTCGATAAAGAACAGAGCCGCTTTAGTGCTGGGCCGGAGTAAAAGTTCCGATTACAAATCGGTGGAGCTCAGGCCGCGGCTGAGCGTCGAGGCTATCGTGGCTTCTCTCGAACAAGAAATCCGACATCAATTGGGTCCAGAACCGCCTCCATTGGCCCTCAGTCCCAAGAAGGAAGTCAAGGAAATCTCGACTCCGGCCGAGAAAGTTGAAGTGGAGCGATTCGGCATCGAGACGGCCTCCAAGGCCCAAATCGAATTCGTCGACGAAGATGAGGACGAAGATTTCATCGAAGATATCGAACTTCAACTTCAAACGCCATCCAGCGCCGCCGAGTGTCAGCCTTCTCC GGAAGGCGACGATCAAAGTCGAGACGAAGGTCATCATGGCGACGAGGAAGATTCTAATGCAACATCCATTTCAGACGCCATGATAGACGATGAAATTGCCGACCAGCCCGGTCTTGTCATGCTCGGACAG tcGTACTCAGTTCCGGCGTCGCCGATGCATTCTTGGAGATCCGAACTGTTTCATTACAACCTACCGCCCATGTCCATGATCAATTATCCGCCGTCGGAAGACGATCAATCGGACGTCTCATCCTACCATCACAG ACTAGTGCGACGACGCGTTGCCAGTGTCAGCGATATCGACGACGGTCTCAAGGAGTCGCCCGTGGCAGCGgcgacggccagcagcagcagtcctgTTGCTCCCGCCGATGGGATCAGGGCGTCGACGATGAGAGCAGAACTCTTCAACTCTCCGTCGTCCAAGCATcgagagagcagcagcaccagctaCTGGCCGCCCTCGGAAGCCACCATCGTCATTGAATTGGAGGAGTACACGAGTATGGCCAACGAGCTGGCCGACATCAAGTCTCAGCTCATCACTTTGCAGAATCTTTTG gtGGAAACGGTGGCAGATGGCGGAAGCAATTGCGGTGGCATAGATCCGCCCGGATCGCACACGGCGCCTCTGTGGGACTTGAAGCGTGATCTGGTTCTCTTGCGAGAGGAACTCCAGGAAAAGAATACGACAATCAAGACTTTGAAGAATCAACTGCGGGCCGTCAACGGCCGGACATCCGTCAACAAGAACAAGGAATCGACGGCCACCACCAAAGCTTCAGCTTCGTGCAATGTAGCCACTCAAACTGACAGG ccCCGAAGTGGCGCCTTCACCAACGGTCTATCCCCGTCTGATAACGACGAGGTTCAATTAGTCAG